DNA from Petropleomorpha daqingensis:
GATCTACCGTGGGGACGTGGCCGAGTGGCTCACGATCGAGGTGCTCGACGCCGAGGGGTTCCCGGCGTCGCTCTGGCAGCACGCCCACGGCAACGACCTCGTCGAGGCCGCGATCACGCACGGCGCGCTCTACTGGGAGTGGCACGAGACCCGGTGGGGCGTCGTCCTGGAACTGGTCTTCCCCGACGACGAGGTGCTGGAGCGCTACCGCGCGCTGCCCGCCGTCGTCGCCTCGCTGGACGCCGTGCCCGACCGGGTCAGCGGTCTGCTGGTCTACCGCGGTCGTGGCGGCGGCGCGGGCGCCACGGTGCCGCGCCGGCCGCGGCCGAAGCCGGTCGCCGGGTCCGCGGAGTGGCCGGCGCCCGAGGAGTTCCGCTTCCTCGCGATCGAGCACGCCGTCACCGACCTGACCGACGACGGCCACGAGACCCCGGTCCTCTGACCGTGCTCAGCGGCGACGGATCTTGACGTCGTCCACGCAGGTCACCGAGGAGCGCAGGTTCCGGTAGCCGAGCCCGGCGGCGTCCAGGTAGGTCATGGCCGCGAGCTCGCCGGCGGTGTGCGCGTCGTCCTCCTCGCCGGGGCCGGCCTCGACGCGAACGAGCACGCGGTGGGAGAACGCGGCCAGCTTCTCGTCGTAGGAGAGGGTGCCCTCCTCGGTGAACGACGAGACGAACAGGTCGTGGGCGGCGGCCTCGGCGCGCAGCCGGGTGCGCTGGGCGTCGTCGAGACCGTCGAAGACGCCGCGGACGATGACGCGGTAGGTGCGTTCGGACACGGCGAGCGACGCTAGCC
Protein-coding regions in this window:
- a CDS encoding DUF6204 family protein, which translates into the protein MSERTYRVIVRGVFDGLDDAQRTRLRAEAAAHDLFVSSFTEEGTLSYDEKLAAFSHRVLVRVEAGPGEEDDAHTAGELAAMTYLDAAGLGYRNLRSSVTCVDDVKIRRR